From one Lotus japonicus ecotype B-129 chromosome 3, LjGifu_v1.2 genomic stretch:
- the LOC130747696 gene encoding serine carboxypeptidase-like 34 yields MALCSVISNLVLLHVLLLICFSTKEAFGVSKVYLSREVKAEQEADRVYGLPGQPEVKFNQYSGYVTVNETHGRALFYWFFEAANKPQEKPLLLWLNGGPGCSSIGYGEAEELGPFFPQDSFEPKLKLNPYSWNKAANLLFLESPFGVGFSYTNTSSDMSELGDTIAAKDAHTFLINWFRRFPQFRSHKFYISGESYAGHYVPQLSELIFDNNRNASNKDYINFKGFMIGNALMDDETDQKGMIDYAWDHAVISDALYHNITTTCNFSNPTSECNAELNKYFSVYSIIDMYSLYTPRCFSNSSETVTPAIKGVTPQSFSKFGMRLGKPAGYDPCASDHTYDYLNRPEVQKALHANVTKIPYPWSHCSDNVSNFWNVAPQSTLPVIKKLIAGGLRVWVYSGDTDGRIPVTSTRYTLKKLGLKIVEDWTPWYTSRQVGGWTVEYDGLTFVTIRGAGHQVPTFAPKQALQLIRHFLVDKKLPQHPI; encoded by the exons ATGGCTTTGTGTTCAGTTATTTCCAATCTTGTTCTTCTACATGTTTTGCTTCTTATCTGTTTTTCTACCAAAGAAGCTTTTGGTGTGTCAAAAGTTTATTTAAGCAGAGAGGTAAAAGCAGAGCAAGAAGCAGATAGAGTGTATGGACTACCAGGGCAGCCTGAGGTGAAGTTCAATCAATATTCTGGTTATGTCACAGTCAATGAAACTCATGGAAGAGCACTGTTCTATTGGTTCTTTGAGGCAGCTAATAAACCACAAGAAAAACCTCTTCTCCTTTGGCTCAATGGAG GCCCAGGTTGTTCCTCAATTGGTTATGGAGAAGCAGAGGAGCTAGGACCCTTCTTTCCCCAGGACAGTTTCGAACCAAAGTTAAAGTTGAACCCTTATTCTTGGAACAAAG CTGCAAATCTTTTGTTTCTGGAATCCCCTTTTGGAGTGGGATTCTCCTACACCAACACCAGCAGTGACATGAGTGAGCTTGGTGACACCATTGCTG CTAAGGATGCACACACCTTTCTCATCAATTGGTTTAGGAGATTTCCACAATTCAGATCACACAAGTTCTACATTTCTGGTGAAAGCTATGCAG GGCACTATGTTCCCCAACTTTCTGAGCTCATTTTTGACAACAATCGTAATGCTTCCAATAAAGACTACATTAACTTCAAGGGGTTCATG ATTGGAAATGCACTAATGGATGATGAAACAGATCAAAAGGGTATGATAGACTATGCATGGGATCATGCTGTGATATCTGATGCTTTATACCACAACATCACAACCACATGCAATTTCAGCAACCCAACAAGTGAATGCAATGCTGAACTCAATAAGTACTTCAGTGTCTATAGCATTATTGACATGTATAGCTTGTACACTCCCAGGTGTTTCAGCAACAGCAGTGAAACTGTAACCCCTGCAATCAAAGGCGTAACTCCTCAGTCCTTTTCCAAATTT GGTATGAGGCTTGGAAAACCAGCTGGATATGATCCCTGTGCATCGGATCATACTTATGATTATCTAAATAGGCCAGAAGTTCAAAAGGCACTGCATGCCAATGTCACCAAAATTCCCTATCCATGGTCTCACTGCAG CGACAATGTCAGCAATTTTTGGAATGTCGCACCACAATCCACCCTCCCGGTCATTAAGAAGCTTATTGCTGGTGGTCTTCGCGTATGGGTTTACAG tGGAGATACCGATGGGAGAATTCCTGTGACTTCAACAAGAtacacattaaaaaaattagggCTCAAAATTGTAGAAGATTGGACTCCTTGGTATACTAGCCGGCAG GTGGGAGGATGGACCGTTGAATATGATGGGCTGACTTTTGTGACCATTAGAGGTGCTGGTCATCAAGTTCCAACTTTTGCTCCCAAGCAAGCTCTCCAGCTAATTCGGCACTTCTTAGTCGATAAGAAATTACCACAACACCCAATTTAA
- the LOC130747697 gene encoding uncharacterized protein LOC130747697 — protein MQSRKHFFPSSLAPLRSIHGTLVRRFGTPTTTQLGIFLNPSQTRSFSSVSPTVVVPSPTPTTFPPPITECYRKQNTEDLLRSTTALPFRHLELGRLPAPTGVASLLGRQGRSSSLCLPRKFSTSRDEEKENEERYGKKFPNSLNWRSITGVKVKDQGFIEPHSNSCAAYSISTILEIYHKLQTGKSAELSVDRIVEENPDGTHLYNVLHFAAQHGFEYTKSPVNSGNGRVLRVKSHKTSFVKPGNRILTLTNPRTIVGDLTLADRTEIAIEPDDD, from the exons ATGCAGTCGCGTAAACACTTCTTCCCCTCTTCTCTCGCTCCGTTGAGGTCAATCCATGGCACTCTGGTGCGACGATTTGGAacccccaccaccacccaaCTTGGCATCTTCCTCAACCCTAGTCAAACACGCTCTTTCTCCTCCGTTTCTCCCACCGTTGTTGTTCCTAGTCCCACGCCCACTACATTCCCACCCCCAATCACTGAGTGTTATAGGAAACAGAATACGGAGGATCTTCTTCGTTCGACCACCGCTCTCCCATTCCGCCATCTCGAACTTGGCCGTCTCCCCGCTCCCACAGGCGTGGCCTCGCTTCTTGGCCGTCAGGGTCGCTCTTCTTCACTCTGCTTGCCACGAAAATTTTCAACATCTCGAGATGAGGAGAAGGAGAATGAGGAG AGATATGGGAAAAAGTTCCCCAATTCCTTAAATTGGAGATCTATAACTGGGGTTAAGGTAAAGGATCAAGGCTTCATCGAACCACATTCAAATTCCTGTGCCGCATACTCAATTTCCACGATACTGGAAATTTACCATAAGTTGCAAACGGGCAAGTCGGCAGAACTCTCGGTTGATAGGATTGTGGAGGAGAATCCAGATGGGACTCATTTATATAATGTCTTACATTTCGCTGCTCAACACGGCTTTGAGTACACCAAAAGCCCTGTCAATTCT GGTAATGGAAGGGTTTTACGGGTAAAAAGTCACAAAACCTCATTCGTTAAACCTGGCAATAGGATTCTCACACTCACCAACCCGAGAACTATTGTGGGTGATCTAACGCTGGCTGATCGAACTGAGATAGCAATTGAGCCAGATGATGACTGA
- the LOC130745071 gene encoding uncharacterized protein LOC130745071, translated as MKDFGLFALIHGQAASSSTHVLPTSFWKLLWKAPALLVWRGCMKILPVRGSLRARGMDVDEACAFCGEGAETMGHVLLFCSRVRQWWFASPLGLRQENEVEFHEFMQDFSKAVDPQTLARFFTLCYIFWEARNALVFHGTPPRLKLLLAREAALFLPPDSRQTQANDLPLPATWLAPSNDVIKLNFDASWRVNAASGFACVARNNVGEIMAAATAPHMAALSPLLAEAGAFKWTIGLAMDLGFRRVCMETDCMRLFQAWNRKEVGCSYLFSLLMDCRHLANTGFVSFDVSFVKRSSNKVADYLARHAEAFGQTVWIEEVPTVVEPLVLDDVTTLVPT; from the coding sequence ATGAAGGATTTCGGACTCTTTGCTTTGATTCATGGCCaggcagcttcttcttcaactcaTGTCCTGCCAACTTCGTTCTGGAAGTTGCTTTGGAAAGCCCCGGCTCTTCTTGTGTGGCGCGGTTGCATGAAAATCCTCCCCGTTCGTGGCAGTTTACGGGCGCGCGGTATGGACGTGGATGAGGCCTGTGCATTCTGCGGAGAAGGGGCCGAGACGATGGGACATGTGCTCTTGTTTTGTTCCCGAGTTCGCCAGTGGTGGTTCGCTTCACCGCTTGGCCTGAGGCAGGAGAATGAGGTAGAGTTTCATGAGTTTATGCAGGATTTCTCGAAGGCAGTGGATCCCCAGACGTTGGCTCGGTTTTTCACGCTATGCTACATTTTTTGGGAAGCTCGGAATGCTCTGGTTTTCCATGGTACTCCACCGCGCCTGAAGCTGTTGCTGGCTCGCGAAGCAGCGCTGTTTTTGCCCCCCGATAGCCGGCAGACCCAGGCTAACGACCTACCGTTACCGGCGACCTGGTTGGCCCCGAGCAATGACGTGATAAAACTGAATTTTGATGCATCTTGGCGGGTTAATGCAGCTTCTGGTTTTGCTTGTGTAGCTCGTAACAATGTTGGTGAGATCATGGCAGCTGCCACAGCTCCACATATGGCAGCTCTATCCCCCCTCTTGGCGGAAGCCGGTGCTTTCAAATGGACGATTGGCTTGGCTATGGACCTAGGCTTCCGGAGAGTTTGCATGGAAACGGACTGTATGAGGCTCTTTCAGGCTTGGAATAGGAAGGAAGTAGGATGCTCTTATTTATTTTCGCTTTTGATGGATTGTAGGCACTTAGCCAACAcgggttttgtttcttttgatgTCTCTTTTGTTAAACGTTCTAGCAATAAGGTGGCGGATTATCTTGCTCGTCATGCGGAGGCTTTTGGCCAAACCGTTTGGATTGAGGAAGTCCCCACCGTAGTTGAACCTTTGGTTCTTGATGATGTAACGACCTTAGTGCCCACGTGA
- the LOC130747700 gene encoding uncharacterized protein LOC130747700 isoform X3, which translates to MVRAALIRSVRNLNRNSHLPMLSLRVRFASDHLEGHFNSEKGAMELPKSPEVRSTIAPPEADYFNAEMGGMELAKSGQSFTITLPSSRFYRDPAALRDAKRNVKGLSEGEARELFECWCRKYRKIYPSEEHKLYRFTVFKETLERCTIEAHVHVYADLTSQERKGLFFQKPLYSPDPDSTLIPNPDGSFYSQTEARQVFEIWCNHYHRSYPSEQEKLYRFTVFKESLEFVARLNHKRDHPKAASFGICSLADLTSEEKQEVMGDACRWRPLRNY; encoded by the exons ATGGTCAGAGCCGCTTTAATCCGCTCAGTCCGTAATCTCAACCGCAACAGCCACCTTCCGATGCTCTCGCTTCGCGTCCGTTTCGCTTCCGACCACCTTGAAG GCCATTTCAATTCTGAAAAGGGAGCCATGGAACTGCCCAAAAGCCCCGAGGTTCGCTCGACCATCGCTCCCCCTGAAG CAGACTATTTCAATGCTGAAATGGGAGGCATGGAACTGGCCAAAAGTGGGCAATCATTCACCATCACCCTGCCTTCTTCCCGTTTCTACCGAG ATCCAGCTGCCTTGCGAGACGCAAAGCGCAATGTCAAAGGCCTTTCTGAAGGGGAAGCCAGAGAACTGTTCGAGTGCTGGTGCAGGAAATATCGCAAAATATACCCTTCCGAAGAACACAAACTCTACAGGTTTACTGTCTTCAAGGAAACTCTTGAACGTTGCACCATCGAAGCCCATGTGCACGTTTATGCTGATCTAACCTCCCAAGAAAGGAAGGGATTATTCTTTCAGAAGCCTTTATACAGTCCAGATCCAGATTCAACACTCATTCCCAATCCCGACGGCAGTTTCTATTCTCAAACAGAAGCTAGACAAGTGTTCGAAATCTGGTGCAACCACTATCACAGATCATATCCTTCAGAACAAGAGAAACTCTACAGGTTCACTGTCTTCAAGGAATCTCTTGAATTCGTCGCCCGCTTAAACCACAAGCGTGATCACCCAAAAGCTGCCTCCTTCGGCATCTGCTCTTTGGCTGATCTTACCAGTGAAGAAAAACAGGAAGTCATGGGGGATGCGTGTAGGTGGAGGCCTTTGCGGAATTATTGA
- the LOC130747700 gene encoding uncharacterized protein LOC130747700 isoform X4 — protein sequence MVRAALIRSVRNLNRNSHLPMLSLRVRFASDHLEGHFNSEKGAMELPKSPEVRSTIAPPEDYFNAEMGGMELAKSGQSFTITLPSSRFYRDPAALRDAKRNVKGLSEGEARELFECWCRKYRKIYPSEEHKLYRFTVFKETLERCTIEAHVHVYADLTSQERKGLFFQKPLYSPDPDSTLIPNPDGSFYSQTEARQVFEIWCNHYHRSYPSEQEKLYRFTVFKESLEFVARLNHKRDHPKAASFGICSLADLTSEEKQEVMGDACRWRPLRNY from the exons ATGGTCAGAGCCGCTTTAATCCGCTCAGTCCGTAATCTCAACCGCAACAGCCACCTTCCGATGCTCTCGCTTCGCGTCCGTTTCGCTTCCGACCACCTTGAAG GCCATTTCAATTCTGAAAAGGGAGCCATGGAACTGCCCAAAAGCCCCGAGGTTCGCTCGACCATCGCTCCCCCTGAAG ACTATTTCAATGCTGAAATGGGAGGCATGGAACTGGCCAAAAGTGGGCAATCATTCACCATCACCCTGCCTTCTTCCCGTTTCTACCGAG ATCCAGCTGCCTTGCGAGACGCAAAGCGCAATGTCAAAGGCCTTTCTGAAGGGGAAGCCAGAGAACTGTTCGAGTGCTGGTGCAGGAAATATCGCAAAATATACCCTTCCGAAGAACACAAACTCTACAGGTTTACTGTCTTCAAGGAAACTCTTGAACGTTGCACCATCGAAGCCCATGTGCACGTTTATGCTGATCTAACCTCCCAAGAAAGGAAGGGATTATTCTTTCAGAAGCCTTTATACAGTCCAGATCCAGATTCAACACTCATTCCCAATCCCGACGGCAGTTTCTATTCTCAAACAGAAGCTAGACAAGTGTTCGAAATCTGGTGCAACCACTATCACAGATCATATCCTTCAGAACAAGAGAAACTCTACAGGTTCACTGTCTTCAAGGAATCTCTTGAATTCGTCGCCCGCTTAAACCACAAGCGTGATCACCCAAAAGCTGCCTCCTTCGGCATCTGCTCTTTGGCTGATCTTACCAGTGAAGAAAAACAGGAAGTCATGGGGGATGCGTGTAGGTGGAGGCCTTTGCGGAATTATTGA
- the LOC130747700 gene encoding uncharacterized protein LOC130747700 isoform X2, which produces MVRAALIRSVRNLNRNSHLPMLSLRVRFASDHLEAGHFNSEKGAMELPKSPEVRSTIAPPEDYFNAEMGGMELAKSGQSFTITLPSSRFYRDPAALRDAKRNVKGLSEGEARELFECWCRKYRKIYPSEEHKLYRFTVFKETLERCTIEAHVHVYADLTSQERKGLFFQKPLYSPDPDSTLIPNPDGSFYSQTEARQVFEIWCNHYHRSYPSEQEKLYRFTVFKESLEFVARLNHKRDHPKAASFGICSLADLTSEEKQEVMGDACRWRPLRNY; this is translated from the exons ATGGTCAGAGCCGCTTTAATCCGCTCAGTCCGTAATCTCAACCGCAACAGCCACCTTCCGATGCTCTCGCTTCGCGTCCGTTTCGCTTCCGACCACCTTGAAG CAGGCCATTTCAATTCTGAAAAGGGAGCCATGGAACTGCCCAAAAGCCCCGAGGTTCGCTCGACCATCGCTCCCCCTGAAG ACTATTTCAATGCTGAAATGGGAGGCATGGAACTGGCCAAAAGTGGGCAATCATTCACCATCACCCTGCCTTCTTCCCGTTTCTACCGAG ATCCAGCTGCCTTGCGAGACGCAAAGCGCAATGTCAAAGGCCTTTCTGAAGGGGAAGCCAGAGAACTGTTCGAGTGCTGGTGCAGGAAATATCGCAAAATATACCCTTCCGAAGAACACAAACTCTACAGGTTTACTGTCTTCAAGGAAACTCTTGAACGTTGCACCATCGAAGCCCATGTGCACGTTTATGCTGATCTAACCTCCCAAGAAAGGAAGGGATTATTCTTTCAGAAGCCTTTATACAGTCCAGATCCAGATTCAACACTCATTCCCAATCCCGACGGCAGTTTCTATTCTCAAACAGAAGCTAGACAAGTGTTCGAAATCTGGTGCAACCACTATCACAGATCATATCCTTCAGAACAAGAGAAACTCTACAGGTTCACTGTCTTCAAGGAATCTCTTGAATTCGTCGCCCGCTTAAACCACAAGCGTGATCACCCAAAAGCTGCCTCCTTCGGCATCTGCTCTTTGGCTGATCTTACCAGTGAAGAAAAACAGGAAGTCATGGGGGATGCGTGTAGGTGGAGGCCTTTGCGGAATTATTGA
- the LOC130747700 gene encoding uncharacterized protein LOC130747700 isoform X1: protein MVRAALIRSVRNLNRNSHLPMLSLRVRFASDHLEAGHFNSEKGAMELPKSPEVRSTIAPPEADYFNAEMGGMELAKSGQSFTITLPSSRFYRDPAALRDAKRNVKGLSEGEARELFECWCRKYRKIYPSEEHKLYRFTVFKETLERCTIEAHVHVYADLTSQERKGLFFQKPLYSPDPDSTLIPNPDGSFYSQTEARQVFEIWCNHYHRSYPSEQEKLYRFTVFKESLEFVARLNHKRDHPKAASFGICSLADLTSEEKQEVMGDACRWRPLRNY from the exons ATGGTCAGAGCCGCTTTAATCCGCTCAGTCCGTAATCTCAACCGCAACAGCCACCTTCCGATGCTCTCGCTTCGCGTCCGTTTCGCTTCCGACCACCTTGAAG CAGGCCATTTCAATTCTGAAAAGGGAGCCATGGAACTGCCCAAAAGCCCCGAGGTTCGCTCGACCATCGCTCCCCCTGAAG CAGACTATTTCAATGCTGAAATGGGAGGCATGGAACTGGCCAAAAGTGGGCAATCATTCACCATCACCCTGCCTTCTTCCCGTTTCTACCGAG ATCCAGCTGCCTTGCGAGACGCAAAGCGCAATGTCAAAGGCCTTTCTGAAGGGGAAGCCAGAGAACTGTTCGAGTGCTGGTGCAGGAAATATCGCAAAATATACCCTTCCGAAGAACACAAACTCTACAGGTTTACTGTCTTCAAGGAAACTCTTGAACGTTGCACCATCGAAGCCCATGTGCACGTTTATGCTGATCTAACCTCCCAAGAAAGGAAGGGATTATTCTTTCAGAAGCCTTTATACAGTCCAGATCCAGATTCAACACTCATTCCCAATCCCGACGGCAGTTTCTATTCTCAAACAGAAGCTAGACAAGTGTTCGAAATCTGGTGCAACCACTATCACAGATCATATCCTTCAGAACAAGAGAAACTCTACAGGTTCACTGTCTTCAAGGAATCTCTTGAATTCGTCGCCCGCTTAAACCACAAGCGTGATCACCCAAAAGCTGCCTCCTTCGGCATCTGCTCTTTGGCTGATCTTACCAGTGAAGAAAAACAGGAAGTCATGGGGGATGCGTGTAGGTGGAGGCCTTTGCGGAATTATTGA